The Candidatus Hydrothermales bacterium genome has a segment encoding these proteins:
- a CDS encoding V-type ATP synthase subunit E, with protein sequence MTFKEYIEGKIKEIVEEIDREKNWEIRKIRENFEKEKLKIKEKVIREAEEFLRMERVRKLAEVRMKVLNEFLNSRDKIYEKLIEFFRIEIDKKRKEGGYRKEIENIFLESVKDFGENEGIVFCSPYDYEVISGLVLEKKLNFEVKVDESLFFGVIVERKDGKIRVLNTLESRLKKAEPYLMQVLFRDIFKIHYG encoded by the coding sequence AAAGAGTATATAGAGGGAAAAATAAAAGAAATTGTTGAAGAAATTGATAGAGAGAAAAATTGGGAGATAAGAAAAATTAGAGAAAATTTTGAAAAAGAAAAGTTAAAAATAAAGGAAAAGGTTATAAGGGAGGCTGAGGAGTTTTTAAGAATGGAAAGAGTAAGGAAATTAGCTGAAGTAAGAATGAAAGTTCTTAATGAATTTTTAAACTCAAGAGATAAGATTTATGAAAAACTCATAGAGTTTTTTAGGATAGAGATAGATAAAAAAAGGAAAGAAGGAGGTTATAGAAAGGAAATTGAGAATATTTTTTTAGAATCTGTTAAGGATTTTGGAGAAAATGAGGGAATAGTTTTTTGTTCTCCCTATGACTATGAAGTTATTAGTGGGCTTGTTTTAGAAAAAAAGCTAAATTTTGAGGTAAAGGTTGATGAGAGTTTATTTTTTGGTGTGATAGTAGAAAGAAAGGATGGAAAAATTAGGGTTTTAAATACACTTGAATCAAGATTAAAAAAGGCAGAACCCTACTTAATGCAAGTTTTATTCAGGGATATTTTTAAAATTCATTATGGATGA